The genomic window AAGAAAAAAGGGTTATTAATTGTTTTTATGATGCGACTAAAATTGAAGGAATAAAAAAGGTAGCGTGAGCTACCTTTCAAAGAGTGATTTATAAAATAAATAATTATCTTTTATTTAATGGGATAAATTCACGGTCAATTTCACCAATATAGTTTTGACGAGGACGACCAATTTTTTGACCCGCTTGACCTAACATTTCATCCCAGTGAGAAATCCAACCCACGGTACGAGACATAGCAAATACTACTGTGAACATGTTGGTAGGAATACCTATAGCTTTCAAGATGATACCTGAATAAAAATCTACATTCGGGTAAAGTTTTTTCTCAATAAAGTATGGGTCTTCAAGGGCCACTTTTTCAAGAGCCATTGCCACGTCTAAAAGAGGATCTTTTATGCCTAACTCTTTCAATACTTCATGACATGTTTCACGCATTACTGTTGCGCGTGGATCAAAGTTTTTGTAAACACGATGTCCGAAACCCATTAAGCGAAATGAATCACTCTTATCTTTAGCACGAGCAACAAATTCGTCAACACGGTCTAATGTACCTATTTGCTCAAGCATTTTTAAGCAGGCTTCGTTAGCGCCGCCATGTGCAGGGCCCCACAAAGATGCTACGCCTGCAGCGATACATGCATAAGGGTTAGCACCAGAAGAGCCAGCTAAACGAACTGTTGAAGTTGAAGCGTTTTGCTCGTGATCTGCATGCAATGTAAATATTCTATCCATGGCACGGGCAACAGTAGGGCTAACAACATACTCTTCTGCAGGTACAGAGAACATCATATGTAAGAAGTTTTCTGCATAGCTTAATTCATTACGTGGATAAACGAATGGTTGGCCAATGCTGTATTTGTAAGCCATTGCTGAAATAGTTGGCATTTTAGCAATTAAGCGATGCGCACTGCGCATACGTTGCACAGGATCTTCAATGTCTAAATCACTATGATAAAATGAAGACATAGCACCAACAACACCACAAAGCATTGCCATTGGGTGTGCGTCAGGCAAGAAACCTTGGAAAAAATGAGCCAGTTTCTCGTGAACCATAGTATGGTTGGTAATAATATCAACAAATTCATCATATTGAGTCGATGTTGGTGCATCACCATTTAACAAAATATAACAAACTTCTAGATAGTTAGCCTGTTTAGCTAAACTGTCAATTGGATAACCACGATGTTGTAAAATACCTTTACCACCATCGATATAAGTAATAGCTGATTCACATGAAGCGGTTGCTAAGAAACCCGGGTCATAAGTGAAATAACCATAATTACCCAAAGTTCTGATGTCTATTACGTCGTTACCGGCGCTACCTGAAAGTATTGGTAAATCTGCAACTACGTTACCATCAATACTGAGAGTGGCTTTAGATTCAGCCATATGTTTAATCCCCTATAAATTATTTAATTCGCTTGCTGAACTTACTTTTGAAAAGTTAGTCAGTTTTTATGAATATAAAACTGACCGTATTCTACTTCATTATACCCCCTTAAAGTCAAACCAATTGTTTCTACCTTAGACTAAAGTTAAAGAATTGCTAAAATAGGTTAAATAATAGTCTGATAGCTTTGAAATAAAGGTGAAATTCTCGCGTAAGAAAATTGTAATTAAAAATGTTCAGCTATATAATCAAGCTGATCTAATTTTTTTATTTGTAGACTATTCCATTAATAGGCAAATATTAACTAAGATCACTAGGGGATTGTTCAATTAATGGTAAATATGTTTAGTTATCTCATTGAGCAATAGTTAAAAAGTTGAAGACTCAAAAAAACTCTTTAGGCGAAATTGTGAAAAAACAACGTCCTGTAAACCTAGATCTGACTACAATTAAAATGCATCCTTCGGCAAACGCCTCGATATTGCACCGTGTTTCTGGTGTCATTATGGTATTTGCTATTGGTATATTATTGTGGGCACTTTCGTTATCTCTATCTTCCGCTGAAGGATTTGCTCAAGTTCAAGCATGTCTGGATGGTTTCATATTTAAATTCATTATGTTTGGCATAATCTCTGCTCTAACGTTCCATATATTAATGGGTGTTCGTCACTTATTTATGGACTTAGGCCATTTTGAAGAATTAGCTTCAGGTAACACCAGTGCTAAATTTGCTATGGCACTTTGGTTTATACTTACCGTCGTAGTAGGAGTTTGGTTATGGTAAACAACATTGCTACTGTAGGCCGAAATGGCGTACATGATTTTATTCTTATAAGAGCAAGCGCTATTATTTTAACGTTATATACGTTATTGATCGCTGGCTTTTTTGTAGTTACTCCTGATGTAACTTATGACGCTTGGCATAGCTTTTTTGGCTTGATGTCAGTAAAAATAGCAACATTACTTGCTGTTTTGTCAGTTGTTATACATGCGTGGATTGGTATTTGGCAAGTCTTGTCTGATTATATTAAACCAGCTTTTTTGCGTGGGTCATTACAATTTTTCTTTTCTGTTACTTTATTAGCTTACCTTGCGGCAGGCTTTTTAATTGTGTGGGGTGTATAAGTGGGCGTTCCAATTCGTGAATTTGACGCTATAGTTATTGGCGCCGGTGGTGCAGGTATGCGCGCTGCATTAGCTATTTCTGAATCAGGTAAATCTTGTGCCTTGATTTCTAAAGTTTTTCCTACTCGTTCTCATACAGTATCTGCTCAAGGTGGTATCACTGTTGCGCTAGGTAATGCGCATGAAGATCATTGGGAACAACATATGTACGATACCGTTAAGGGTTCTGATTATATCGGAGATCAAGACGCAATCGAATACATGTGTAAAACAGGTCCTGAATCTATTATTGAGTTAGAGAAAATGGGTCTACCTTTTTCTCGTACTGAAGAAGGTAAGATTTATCAACGTCCTTTCGGTGGCCAATCTAAAAACTTTGGTGGCGAACAAGCTGCACGTACAGCAGCTGCAGCCGATCGTACTGGCCATGCTTTATTACATTGCTTGTACCAACAAAACGTTAAAAATAAAACTAATGTCTACTCTGAATGGTATGCACTAGATTTAGTTAAAAATAGTGACGGTGCTATTGTTGGTACAACCGCTATTTGTATCGAAACAGGCGAGATTGTTTACTTCAAAGCCCGTGCTACGGTATTAGCTACCGGTGGTGCTGGTCGTATCTATGCATCAACAACTAATGCTCACATCAATACTGGTGACGGTGTTGGCATGGCAGTTCGTGCTGGCATACAGATGCAAGACATGGAAATGTGGCAGTTTCATCCAACAGGAATCGCCGGTGCAGGTACGCTTGTTACTGAAGGTTGTCGTGGAGAAGGTGGTTACCTGCTTAACAAAGATGGCGAGCGTTTCATGGAACGTTACGCACCAAATGCTAAAGATTTAGCCGGTCGTGACGTAGTTGCTCGTTCTATGATGACAGAGATCCGTGAAGGTCGTGGTTTTGACGGTCCTATGGGTCCGCATCTTAAACTTAAACTTGATCATTTAGGCCGTGAAACGCTTGAAAAACGTTTACCAGGTGTTTGTGATTTATCTAAAACATTTGCTCACGTAGATCCAGCAGTAGAACCTATTCCAGTTATACCAACTTGTCATTATCAGATGGGTGGTGTTCCTTGTAACGTGAATGGCCAAGCGATTAACTTTAACCCAGAAACGGGTAAAGAAACTATCGTTGAAGGGTTATTTGCC from Colwellia sp. PAMC 20917 includes these protein-coding regions:
- the sdhA gene encoding succinate dehydrogenase flavoprotein subunit is translated as MGVPIREFDAIVIGAGGAGMRAALAISESGKSCALISKVFPTRSHTVSAQGGITVALGNAHEDHWEQHMYDTVKGSDYIGDQDAIEYMCKTGPESIIELEKMGLPFSRTEEGKIYQRPFGGQSKNFGGEQAARTAAAADRTGHALLHCLYQQNVKNKTNVYSEWYALDLVKNSDGAIVGTTAICIETGEIVYFKARATVLATGGAGRIYASTTNAHINTGDGVGMAVRAGIQMQDMEMWQFHPTGIAGAGTLVTEGCRGEGGYLLNKDGERFMERYAPNAKDLAGRDVVARSMMTEIREGRGFDGPMGPHLKLKLDHLGRETLEKRLPGVCDLSKTFAHVDPAVEPIPVIPTCHYQMGGVPCNVNGQAINFNPETGKETIVEGLFAVGEIACVSVHGANRLGGNSLLDLVVFGRAAGNFLGTYLNDTQSGKDASESDLEASLARTNRWESSVKGGESPTKIRKDLQKCMQFNFSVFREGEAMAEGMQELTEIRERLQHASLDDKSTEFNTQRIECLELDNLMETAFCTAKAANFRTESRGAHARQDFTERDDENWLCHSIYTPETEEMTKRSVNMKPIHREAFPPKARVY
- the sdhD gene encoding succinate dehydrogenase, hydrophobic membrane anchor protein; the protein is MVNNIATVGRNGVHDFILIRASAIILTLYTLLIAGFFVVTPDVTYDAWHSFFGLMSVKIATLLAVLSVVIHAWIGIWQVLSDYIKPAFLRGSLQFFFSVTLLAYLAAGFLIVWGV
- the sdhC gene encoding succinate dehydrogenase, cytochrome b556 subunit, with the translated sequence MKKQRPVNLDLTTIKMHPSANASILHRVSGVIMVFAIGILLWALSLSLSSAEGFAQVQACLDGFIFKFIMFGIISALTFHILMGVRHLFMDLGHFEELASGNTSAKFAMALWFILTVVVGVWLW
- a CDS encoding citrate synthase, whose translation is MAESKATLSIDGNVVADLPILSGSAGNDVIDIRTLGNYGYFTYDPGFLATASCESAITYIDGGKGILQHRGYPIDSLAKQANYLEVCYILLNGDAPTSTQYDEFVDIITNHTMVHEKLAHFFQGFLPDAHPMAMLCGVVGAMSSFYHSDLDIEDPVQRMRSAHRLIAKMPTISAMAYKYSIGQPFVYPRNELSYAENFLHMMFSVPAEEYVVSPTVARAMDRIFTLHADHEQNASTSTVRLAGSSGANPYACIAAGVASLWGPAHGGANEACLKMLEQIGTLDRVDEFVARAKDKSDSFRLMGFGHRVYKNFDPRATVMRETCHEVLKELGIKDPLLDVAMALEKVALEDPYFIEKKLYPNVDFYSGIILKAIGIPTNMFTVVFAMSRTVGWISHWDEMLGQAGQKIGRPRQNYIGEIDREFIPLNKR